From Kingella potus, a single genomic window includes:
- a CDS encoding glutamine--tRNA ligase/YqeY domain fusion protein: MLNKDQFADNHFIRTIIEDDLKSGKHTAVQTRFPPEPNGYLHIGHAKSICLNFGLAYVYDGLCNLRFDDTNPEKENQEYVNSIKEDVEWLGFHWAGEPRFASNYFDQLFDYAVGLIKDGKAYVDDLTAEQMREYRGTLTEAGKNSPYRERSIEENLDLFYKMRDGEFPDGSKTLRLKIDMASGNVNLRDPVIYRIRRAHHHNTGDKWCIYPMYDYTHAISDAIEGITHSLCTLEFEAHRPLYDWVLDNIPAPHATRPRQYEFSRLELLYSITSKRKLNQLVSDGRVSGWDDPRMPTISGMRRRGYTPEGLRLFAKRAGISKSENTVDMSVLEGAIREELENSAPRMIAVLNPLKVTLTNFDPAQAQSRYAPYHPNHEEMGGRDLPISSTLYIEADDFAENPPKGFKRLIPGGEVRLRHSYVMRCDEVVKDSDGHVVELKCSLDYDTLGKNPEGRKVKGVIHWLSAEHAVPATVRLYERLFTEPRPDAVRGADGEYLPFTDFLNPESAREIQAWVEASASGLPPESRRQFERLGYFVTDRRDHSEGKPVFNRTVTLKDTWQAKA, encoded by the coding sequence ATGCTCAACAAAGACCAATTCGCCGACAACCACTTCATCCGCACCATTATCGAAGACGACCTCAAAAGCGGCAAACACACCGCCGTCCAAACCCGTTTCCCGCCCGAACCCAACGGCTATCTGCACATCGGCCACGCCAAATCCATCTGCCTGAATTTCGGTTTGGCCTATGTTTACGACGGCCTGTGCAACCTGCGTTTTGACGACACCAATCCCGAGAAAGAAAACCAAGAATACGTCAACTCCATTAAAGAAGACGTGGAATGGCTGGGCTTTCATTGGGCAGGCGAGCCGCGCTTCGCCTCCAATTATTTTGACCAATTATTCGACTACGCCGTCGGCCTCATCAAAGACGGCAAAGCCTATGTCGACGACTTAACCGCCGAACAAATGCGCGAATATCGCGGCACGCTCACCGAAGCAGGCAAAAACAGCCCTTATCGCGAGCGCAGCATCGAAGAAAATCTGGATTTGTTTTACAAAATGCGCGACGGTGAGTTCCCTGACGGCAGCAAAACCCTGCGCCTGAAAATCGACATGGCTTCGGGCAACGTGAATCTGCGCGACCCCGTGATTTACCGCATCCGCCGCGCCCACCACCACAACACCGGCGACAAATGGTGCATCTACCCGATGTACGACTACACCCACGCCATTTCCGATGCCATCGAAGGCATCACGCATTCGCTGTGTACGCTGGAATTTGAAGCGCACCGTCCGCTGTATGACTGGGTGCTCGACAACATCCCCGCCCCGCACGCCACCCGTCCGCGCCAATACGAATTTTCGCGTTTGGAACTGCTCTACTCCATCACCTCCAAACGCAAACTCAACCAACTGGTTTCAGACGGCCGCGTCTCCGGCTGGGACGACCCGCGTATGCCCACGATTTCCGGTATGCGCCGCCGTGGTTATACGCCCGAAGGCCTGCGCCTGTTTGCCAAACGCGCGGGTATTTCCAAGTCTGAAAACACCGTTGATATGAGCGTACTCGAAGGCGCCATCCGCGAAGAGCTGGAAAACTCCGCCCCGCGCATGATTGCCGTACTCAACCCGCTCAAAGTAACACTCACCAACTTCGACCCCGCCCAAGCGCAAAGCCGCTACGCCCCCTACCATCCCAACCACGAAGAAATGGGCGGGCGCGATCTGCCGATTTCGTCCACACTCTACATCGAAGCCGACGACTTCGCCGAAAACCCGCCCAAAGGCTTCAAACGCCTGATTCCCGGCGGCGAAGTGCGCCTGCGCCACAGCTATGTGATGCGTTGCGACGAAGTAGTCAAAGATTCAGACGGCCACGTCGTCGAACTCAAATGCAGCCTCGATTACGACACACTCGGCAAAAACCCCGAAGGCCGCAAAGTCAAAGGCGTGATCCACTGGCTTTCCGCCGAACACGCCGTCCCCGCCACCGTGCGCCTCTATGAGCGTCTGTTTACCGAACCGCGTCCCGACGCCGTGCGCGGTGCCGACGGAGAATACCTGCCCTTCACCGATTTCCTCAACCCCGAATCCGCCCGCGAAATCCAAGCATGGGTAGAGGCTTCGGCCAGCGGCCTGCCACCCGAGAGCCGCCGGCAGTTCGAGCGTTTGGGCTATTTCGTTACCGACCGCCGCGACCACAGTGAAGGCAAGCCTGTGTTCAACCGCACGGTTACGTTGAAAGACACTTGGCAGGCCAAAGCATAA
- a CDS encoding MetQ/NlpA family ABC transporter substrate-binding protein yields the protein MNALMKLTLAAALGFGLAACGGESGNTAASGANGSAPAAGADKTEIRFGTTPGDFADMIKDQIQPALEKQGYTVTLTEYPDYVTPNKALAENAIDINIFQHKPYLDAFKAEHNLDLTEIFQVPTAPLGIYPGKLSKLEEVKNGSTVAIPNDPSNLARALVMLDELDWIKLKDGIDPLKASRADIAENTKNIEFVEMEAANLPRSRQDVDFAVVNGNYAMSSGMKLTESLFQEPSFAYVNWSAVRTADKDAKWVKDVSDAYNTDSFKAYAHQRFAGYKYPAAWGENAAEGAKAEAASAASAAK from the coding sequence ATGAACGCACTCATGAAACTCACTCTGGCCGCCGCCCTCGGCTTCGGCCTTGCCGCCTGCGGCGGAGAGTCCGGCAACACCGCCGCTTCCGGCGCAAACGGCAGCGCACCCGCCGCCGGCGCAGACAAAACCGAAATCCGTTTCGGCACCACACCCGGCGATTTTGCCGACATGATCAAAGACCAAATCCAGCCCGCGCTGGAAAAACAGGGCTACACCGTTACCCTTACCGAATATCCCGATTACGTTACCCCCAACAAAGCCCTGGCCGAAAACGCTATCGACATCAACATTTTCCAGCACAAACCCTATCTCGACGCATTCAAAGCCGAACACAATCTCGATCTGACGGAAATCTTCCAAGTGCCCACCGCCCCCTTGGGCATCTACCCGGGCAAGCTGTCCAAGCTAGAAGAAGTCAAAAACGGCAGCACCGTCGCTATTCCCAACGACCCGTCCAACCTGGCACGCGCCCTGGTTATGCTCGACGAACTGGATTGGATCAAGCTGAAAGACGGCATCGACCCGCTGAAAGCCTCGCGCGCCGACATCGCCGAAAACACCAAAAACATCGAATTTGTCGAAATGGAAGCCGCCAACCTGCCGCGCAGCCGGCAAGACGTGGATTTCGCCGTAGTAAACGGCAACTACGCCATGAGCAGCGGCATGAAGCTCACCGAATCCCTGTTTCAGGAACCGAGCTTTGCCTATGTAAACTGGTCTGCCGTACGCACCGCCGACAAAGACGCGAAATGGGTCAAAGACGTTAGCGACGCATACAACACCGACAGCTTCAAAGCCTATGCGCACCAACGTTTTGCCGGCTACAAATACCCCGCAGCATGGGGTGAAAACGCAGCAGAAGGCGCAAAAGCCGAAGCCGCATCTGCCGCATCCGCAGCCAAATAA